The sequence TCCTCAGTGAATACCAAATTCCACAACCCTGAAAGAGTTTGAAGGTCTTCAAGAACTAATTTTTTTCTGCAAATTATATCGAATTTGGCAGCGCTCGGATCTGGCAAATGACCTCCGTCACACCTTACATGCTTTAAATGTGCCATGGTCCAGATTTCCACTGGTAAATAATATTTACTTTCTTCAGGCCAATTTCGAACAATAATTAGTGTTTGGAGATGCCATAGCTTTGTTATTGATGAGGGTATATTCCCATGACATATCAAAGCGATGTAGCGTAAGTTCACAAGCTCTAAAACTTGATGTGGAAATTCAGGAAACTCTACTTGAGTAACATCCAGTACCCTGAGTAGTTTGAATACAGAAAGCATACCAGGGTCAATAGAGCATTGTCCTATGCATATAAGCGAGCGAACATATGGAGTACATGACACGAACTGAAAAGGAATTAGATAGTGCACCAATTTCCTCATTGGATGAATGCTTATGCGACGCTCAGTTGCTAAACCAGGTGGAAATAGACTGAAACGGCTTTTTATTATTTGGAGGAACTTCTCCTTCTTAGCTTCTTCCAAGCAGAAGTCGAGCAAGAGATCATGGATCCTGAAAGCTTTGATTTTGCCTTTAAAGTTGTTCTTAGATATTAAAATCAGGTTTCTATCAAGCAGGTCTTCCACACACCTCTCTGCCACATCTTCAGGGCTTCGACCCTCATCTGGGCTCAGAAAACCCTCAGCAACCCACATCTTGGTGAGTTTGGAAACACCGATCTCATAACTCTTGGGAAAAACTCCCATGTAAAGAAAGCATGCCTTCAAATATTGAGGTAAATAGTTGTAGCTTAATCTTAGTACGCCTGAACATTGATCACCACTAGAAAACACAAATGAAGTTACATTTTCAGCCACGGATTGCCACGCTACTTGTGTTTTCTCTACCTTTGAAAGTACTCCACCAATTACCACAATTGAAAGGGGAAGTCCTCCACAATCACGTGCAATTGTCTTTCCGATTTCTTGTAAATTGAGAGGGTAAGGTTCATCTCCAAAAACTTTAGCACGAAGTAGCATCCAACTTTGTTCGTCCTTTAGAGGATTAATCTGAAGAGGACTAGTCCCAGAAGGACTAGCGTACTCGGCCACATGAGCAATCTGAGTAGTCAACATGATTCGGCTTCTTTTGTTGTCATCTGGGAACATCATTTTCAAGCTGTCCCAGGCCTTAGTGTCCCAAATATCATCTACTATGATGAGATATCTTCGATCCTTCAAGTATTTATACATGAAAAGTTTTAACTGAGCATCGCTTGCTTCTAGCATTTCCTTGGTCAATATTTTCATTGAATCTAGCATACCTAACAGGATATCTCGTATGCTATATGATTGAGACACAGTGGCCCAAGCACGAATGTCAAAATGATTTACAACATATGGATCATTATAAGCATGTGTTGCCAAAGTAGTCTTACCGATAC comes from Henckelia pumila isolate YLH828 chromosome 4, ASM3356847v2, whole genome shotgun sequence and encodes:
- the LOC140866555 gene encoding putative late blight resistance protein homolog R1A-3; translated protein: MAYAAIISLKLTLQNTLLHPHRYSIPCEKRDIESLYEKLGVLQRFLEEYPSHQRNENETSLETRIRDAAYEAEDVMDFHIIYPASEGFLSFVIKSSNFVMHLVAAFKNDTHTLYQNKEMMGRTNIKLMVKKVDSLIAEVMMMIKEQTGLEIQGRSSGRSFKWIKIGKLIREDHEDFEPRNGLHQDSSRLVSSITKDIMVGFEDHLMEIKDQLAEESSTLKILSIVGMGGIGKTTLATHAYNDPYVVNHFDIRAWATVSQSYSIRDILLGMLDSMKILTKEMLEASDAQLKLFMYKYLKDRRYLIIVDDIWDTKAWDSLKMMFPDDNKRSRIMLTTQIAHVAEYASPSGTSPLQINPLKDEQSWMLLRAKVFGDEPYPLNLQEIGKTIARDCGGLPLSIVVIGGVLSKVEKTQVAWQSVAENVTSFVFSSGDQCSGVLRLSYNYLPQYLKACFLYMGVFPKSYEIGVSKLTKMWVAEGFLSPDEGRSPEDVAERCVEDLLDRNLILISKNNFKGKIKAFRIHDLLLDFCLEEAKKEKFLQIIKSRFSLFPPGLATERRISIHPMRKLVHYLIPFQFVSCTPYVRSLICIGQCSIDPGMLSVFKLLRVLDVTQVEFPEFPHQVLELVNLRYIALICHGNIPSSITKLWHLQTLIIVRNWPEESKYYLPVEIWTMAHLKHVRCDGGHLPDPSAAKFDIICRKKLVLEDLQTLSGLWNLVFTEELLQRIPNIKKIEVNYKSSHLKEWSDYQLENLANLRQLKALKIRVFFPVISLLQGLNSPTRFEFPLPASLNTLTLAGVGIPWGDLAIIGSLPNLEVLKLVDHACIGTEWKPNEEEFCKLKTLVLERLKLKHWEADSCHFPSLQRLIIRRCGELVEIPSGMGESPTLDMIELSGCQASVFDSAMKIREKQHSYGNYGFQVICPETSVWDSVAEVVTDVFWPPPRVIMFIPEPLIKIK